CCATACATCGATCCTCTTAATGGAAGAGATCGGCCGTTACCGGCTAATTGGCGAGACGCAAGATGATGCGGTAGGAGAAGCCTTCGACAAGGTCGCCAAAATGATGGGATTGCCCTACCCCGGCGGGCCATTGATTGAAAAACTGGCCGAAGAAGGAGATCCCAACGCCTACCCCCTTAAAATCGGCAGAGTCAAAGACAAACCTTTCGATTTTTCACTCTCCGGCCTCAAAACGGGAGTTCTCTACACATTAAAGGGACAAAACAAGTCCGGTATCGCGGAGATGCTGACGCTGAAAGAGAAGCAGAATGTCGCAGCCTCTTTCCAGAGGGTCGTCTTTGAAGACATCCGGCAAAAAGTCCAGAAGGCCGCCGAGGATTACGGCGCTTCAACCCTTCTTTTTGGCGGAGGAGTCACCAATAACTTAGCGCTCCGCAATTACTTGACCGCCAAAATGCCCCATTACAACCTTATTTTCCCCCCTGCGGCCCTTACACTGGACAACGCCGCCATGATCGCCGGGCTGGCCTATCATC
The sequence above is drawn from the Estrella lausannensis genome and encodes:
- the tsaD gene encoding tRNA (adenosine(37)-N6)-threonylcarbamoyltransferase complex transferase subunit TsaD, whose amino-acid sequence is MRILGIESTCDETAAAVVENGSDILSNIVASQQDLHERFGGVVPELACRRHIEVMLPVIKKALSEAGTTLDGIDLIAASFAPGLIGAIMIGLSCAKALSLATGIPFIGVNHVEAHLYAALMGNANPKFPCIGVVLSGGHTSILLMEEIGRYRLIGETQDDAVGEAFDKVAKMMGLPYPGGPLIEKLAEEGDPNAYPLKIGRVKDKPFDFSLSGLKTGVLYTLKGQNKSGIAEMLTLKEKQNVAASFQRVVFEDIRQKVQKAAEDYGASTLLFGGGVTNNLALRNYLTAKMPHYNLIFPPAALTLDNAAMIAGLAYHQWQRKKQGDPFHLEPVSRLAFHLAT